One region of Salinirubrum litoreum genomic DNA includes:
- the pth2 gene encoding peptidyl-tRNA hydrolase Pth2 translates to MKQVIVVRMDVGMGKGKLAAQVAHASLSAYEDTDSRTRNAWKGGGQKKVVVKANSERELFELADVAERKGLPNAIVRDAGHTQLDPGTVTALAVGPGEDDLVDQVTGDLSLL, encoded by the coding sequence ATGAAGCAGGTCATCGTCGTCCGGATGGACGTCGGGATGGGGAAGGGGAAACTCGCCGCGCAGGTCGCACACGCCTCGCTGTCGGCCTACGAGGACACTGACAGCCGGACACGCAACGCGTGGAAGGGCGGCGGCCAGAAGAAGGTGGTCGTGAAGGCGAACAGCGAACGCGAGTTGTTCGAGTTGGCCGACGTCGCCGAGCGGAAGGGGCTCCCGAACGCCATCGTCCGCGACGCCGGGCACACGCAGTTGGACCCGGGCACCGTCACCGCACTCGCGGTCGGCCCGGGTGAGGACGACCTCGTGGATCAGGTGACGGGCGACCTCTCGTTGTTGTAG
- a CDS encoding SprT-like domain-containing protein, which yields MDRDECRAEAEAASSGDTSERAVERAGWRDGSGWPSPDSPAALRRQAAAYARTVPLGVDLDRIDWEVSRRAKRRAGACLHHRETGRQTIRLTWAAYESFGWERFAGTIRHELAHAWEFQRFDESSHGRRFRRVANRIDAPLSCPPFSEARLLLRCRNDDCDWRARRYRACPTVTRPDGRRCGDCGSRYRVFHVASGETWASADGYERARSRLGDRW from the coding sequence GTGGACCGGGACGAGTGCCGTGCCGAAGCCGAGGCGGCGAGTAGTGGCGACACCAGTGAGAGAGCAGTCGAGCGTGCTGGCTGGCGCGACGGGTCGGGGTGGCCGTCACCCGACTCGCCGGCGGCACTCCGCCGCCAGGCCGCCGCGTACGCCCGGACCGTCCCGCTCGGTGTCGACCTCGACCGGATCGACTGGGAGGTCTCCCGGCGGGCGAAGCGCCGAGCGGGGGCCTGTCTCCACCACCGCGAGACGGGGAGACAGACGATCCGACTGACGTGGGCCGCCTACGAGTCGTTCGGCTGGGAGCGGTTCGCCGGGACGATCCGCCACGAACTCGCCCACGCGTGGGAGTTCCAGCGGTTCGACGAGTCCTCACACGGCCGGCGCTTCCGCCGGGTCGCCAACCGGATCGACGCACCGCTGTCGTGTCCCCCGTTCTCGGAGGCGCGACTCCTGCTCCGGTGTCGGAACGACGACTGCGACTGGCGGGCGCGCCGCTACCGAGCCTGTCCGACCGTGACCAGGCCCGACGGGCGGCGGTGTGGCGACTGCGGGAGTCGGTACCGCGTGTTCCACGTCGCGTCGGGCGAGACGTGGGCGAGTGCCGACGGCTACGAGCGTGCCCGGTCGCGGCTGGGCGACCGGTGGTGA
- a CDS encoding P-loop NTPase yields MVEAFAVASGKGGTGKTTSTLALGMALAEEHDVTVIDADTGMANLLFHTGLDDADTTLHDLLLADADATVEDAVYDRFGLSVVPCGTSLTAFSDADPGRLRDVVAHLARDTDVLLLDSPAALGSKSAVLPLVLADRSVVVLQPTIPALSDGLKVQEYARSYGTETAGVVFNRVHDDANIDRVADRAGDYFGGEQLAAVPDSDAVRSARRAGEPLLAHAPETPAADAFRSAAARLDVRAGDEERVADRFRSAVVPDPP; encoded by the coding sequence ATGGTCGAGGCGTTCGCCGTCGCCAGCGGGAAGGGCGGTACGGGGAAGACGACGAGTACGCTCGCGCTGGGGATGGCACTCGCCGAGGAGCACGACGTGACGGTCATCGACGCCGACACCGGGATGGCCAACCTACTGTTTCACACCGGTCTCGACGACGCGGACACGACGCTTCACGACCTCCTCCTCGCGGACGCCGACGCAACCGTCGAGGACGCGGTGTACGACCGGTTCGGGCTCTCCGTCGTCCCCTGCGGGACGAGTCTCACCGCGTTCTCGGACGCCGACCCCGGTCGCCTGCGAGACGTCGTCGCCCACCTCGCCCGCGACACCGACGTCCTCTTGCTCGACTCGCCGGCCGCGCTCGGGTCGAAGAGCGCCGTGCTCCCCCTGGTGCTCGCGGACCGATCCGTCGTCGTCCTCCAGCCGACGATTCCGGCGCTGTCGGACGGCCTGAAGGTCCAGGAGTACGCCCGCTCGTACGGGACCGAGACGGCCGGGGTCGTCTTCAACCGGGTCCACGACGACGCGAACATCGACCGCGTGGCCGACCGTGCGGGCGACTACTTCGGCGGCGAGCAGTTGGCCGCCGTCCCGGACAGCGACGCGGTCCGGTCGGCGCGACGGGCGGGTGAACCGCTACTCGCACACGCCCCGGAGACGCCCGCCGCCGACGCCTTCCGGTCGGCCGCAGCGCGGCTCGACGTGCGGGCCGGCGACGAGGAGAGGGTCGCAGACCGCTTCCGCAGCGCGGTCGTCCCCGACCCGCCATGA
- a CDS encoding DUF4188 domain-containing protein, which yields MTAVDTRRVTADPAESFVVFLIGMRVNRLWKLHRWLPVAAAMPRMLRQLAADPESGLLGTRTTVGWRTITVIQYWDSAASLTEYARDPASEHLPAWVDYNREVGGSGDVGIWHETYRVDPTDTESVYRNMPAFGLGEAVGVREATGDSESAARRLGESDEAGLPVSPDGVLRREE from the coding sequence ATGACGGCGGTCGACACCCGGCGGGTCACGGCCGATCCGGCGGAGTCGTTCGTCGTCTTCCTGATCGGGATGCGGGTGAACCGACTGTGGAAACTCCACAGGTGGCTCCCGGTCGCGGCGGCGATGCCCCGGATGCTCCGCCAGTTGGCCGCCGACCCCGAGTCGGGACTGCTCGGCACGCGAACCACGGTCGGGTGGCGAACGATCACGGTGATCCAGTACTGGGACTCGGCCGCGTCGCTGACCGAGTACGCCCGCGACCCGGCGAGTGAACACCTGCCGGCGTGGGTCGACTACAACCGCGAGGTCGGCGGGTCCGGCGACGTGGGCATCTGGCACGAGACCTACCGCGTCGACCCGACCGACACCGAGTCGGTCTACCGGAACATGCCCGCCTTCGGACTCGGCGAGGCGGTCGGGGTGCGCGAGGCGACCGGCGACTCGGAGAGTGCGGCCCGGCGACTGGGGGAGTCCGACGAGGCGGGACTGCCGGTCTCACCCGACGGCGTCCTTCGGCGCGAGGAGTGA
- a CDS encoding SHOCT domain-containing protein, with protein MSRRNPRNRGQADSKWTDSTANVVSGVVAGVVSAGVLVVAFGALALGVEAWWLAFPVGYGGVLPLSVGLARWRTGDGRQSNRPVTTDEDSSRSTAAQSTGTDEAALATLRRRYAEGAIDEVEFEHRVETLLGGGESRSGDR; from the coding sequence ATGTCCCGAAGGAACCCCCGAAACCGGGGACAAGCAGACTCGAAGTGGACAGACAGCACGGCGAACGTCGTCTCCGGCGTCGTCGCCGGGGTCGTCTCTGCGGGCGTCCTCGTCGTCGCCTTCGGTGCGCTGGCGCTGGGTGTCGAGGCGTGGTGGCTGGCGTTTCCGGTCGGCTACGGCGGCGTCCTCCCGTTGTCGGTCGGACTGGCGCGCTGGCGGACCGGTGACGGTCGACAGTCGAATCGTCCCGTGACGACTGACGAGGACTCCTCGCGGTCGACGGCCGCCCAGTCGACGGGCACCGACGAAGCGGCCCTGGCGACGCTCCGGCGGCGGTACGCCGAAGGAGCCATCGACGAGGTGGAGTTCGAACACCGCGTCGAGACGCTCTTGGGCGGGGGCGAGTCCCGGTCCGGCGACAGATGA
- a CDS encoding SHOCT domain-containing protein translates to MAESESDEDSPLQQVVGGLVTALTMLAAFGSLALGVEGWWIFFIVGFAGVMPLAIGLTKLYEARQESESASVAASVPTDADEDALATLRRRYAEGAIDEVEFERRVERLLETESVADAREYVDRVTAEVDEAAARDTDASGESAEPITETDRDR, encoded by the coding sequence ATGGCCGAGAGCGAGTCGGACGAGGACAGCCCCCTCCAGCAGGTGGTCGGCGGACTCGTCACCGCACTGACGATGCTCGCCGCGTTCGGGTCGCTGGCACTCGGCGTCGAAGGGTGGTGGATCTTCTTCATCGTCGGCTTCGCGGGGGTGATGCCGCTGGCTATCGGACTGACGAAACTCTACGAGGCGCGACAGGAGTCCGAGTCGGCGTCGGTAGCGGCGTCGGTCCCGACAGACGCCGACGAGGACGCCCTGGCGACGCTCCGGCGGCGCTACGCCGAAGGAGCGATCGACGAGGTGGAGTTCGAACGCCGCGTGGAGCGACTGCTGGAGACCGAGTCGGTCGCCGACGCCCGCGAGTACGTCGACCGGGTGACCGCCGAGGTGGACGAGGCCGCCGCCCGCGACACCGACGCGTCGGGCGAATCGGCCGAACCCATCACCGAGACGGACCGCGACCGCTGA
- a CDS encoding RAD55 family ATPase, whose protein sequence is MTVTTGSAVLDDVLAGGFPAGRTVLVTGGPGTGKSTLGMQFLQAGLDAGEDCLFVSTEQTLGELRDSFAPFDFELDHDGLTVTSIHAAPGETIEEGEAGLTLQTLDGGELLGDRYSAPYDLEYVQQFLEEFAPADRVLLDSVSGLAPLHDDRDRYRRAVLDMIRQFNDEFDATALFTAEETAPMPDAGTVSAADAIQFNAHGVIRLSRERIEGDFHRFLNVVKMRGVDHDTRTFEIEFGHEGVRTVPRRRTHSGEFVPDELMTTRIDGLDDLLGGGIVLGGTMLLEHDGQATPHSILTNLLAEAMDRGMSAILVPPVELPPKRFEEIVGRRIGSMDELLADDRLFLIDFPNVWENTRRNVYKPTEYDDSLRDVLSEIDERRGDRAVLSLINVEAQLPSRSPDELRQSRFWEEENFFGKRDTSLYFFNPTALGERLTAFYRNGAWQVVKTWVTEHGLQYVKLRKAPDGYLGATRLVEYIDDEPYMRVQRPPGAGEDATAERSETDADTTGAGPEADR, encoded by the coding sequence ATGACAGTTACCACGGGGAGTGCCGTGCTCGACGACGTGTTGGCCGGCGGCTTCCCGGCGGGTCGAACGGTCCTCGTGACTGGCGGACCCGGCACCGGCAAGAGTACCCTCGGGATGCAGTTCCTCCAAGCCGGACTCGACGCCGGCGAGGACTGTCTGTTCGTCAGCACCGAGCAGACGCTGGGAGAACTGCGGGACTCCTTCGCGCCGTTCGACTTCGAGTTGGACCACGACGGACTGACCGTCACCTCGATCCACGCCGCACCGGGCGAGACGATAGAGGAGGGTGAGGCCGGGTTGACCCTCCAGACACTCGACGGCGGAGAACTCCTCGGCGACCGCTACTCGGCACCCTACGACCTCGAGTACGTCCAGCAGTTCCTCGAAGAGTTCGCGCCCGCCGACCGCGTGCTCCTCGACAGTGTCTCGGGGCTCGCACCGCTGCACGACGATCGGGACCGCTACCGGCGGGCGGTGCTGGACATGATCCGCCAGTTCAACGACGAGTTCGACGCGACCGCGCTGTTCACCGCAGAGGAGACCGCGCCGATGCCCGACGCCGGCACCGTGTCGGCGGCCGACGCGATCCAGTTCAACGCCCACGGCGTGATCCGACTCTCCCGCGAGCGGATCGAGGGGGACTTCCACCGCTTTCTGAACGTGGTGAAGATGCGTGGCGTCGACCACGACACCCGGACCTTCGAGATCGAGTTCGGTCACGAGGGCGTCCGGACCGTCCCACGACGCCGGACTCACTCGGGGGAGTTCGTCCCGGACGAGTTGATGACGACCCGGATCGACGGCCTCGACGACCTCCTGGGCGGCGGCATCGTCCTCGGCGGGACGATGCTGCTGGAACACGACGGACAGGCGACGCCGCACTCGATCCTGACGAACCTCCTCGCGGAGGCGATGGATCGGGGGATGTCGGCGATCCTCGTCCCGCCGGTCGAACTGCCCCCGAAGCGGTTCGAGGAAATCGTCGGCCGGCGGATCGGGTCGATGGACGAGTTGTTGGCCGACGACCGTCTGTTCCTGATCGACTTCCCGAACGTCTGGGAGAACACCCGCCGGAACGTCTACAAGCCGACCGAGTACGACGACAGCCTCCGGGACGTACTGAGCGAGATCGACGAGCGCCGGGGCGACCGGGCGGTGCTGTCGCTGATCAACGTGGAGGCGCAACTGCCGAGTCGCTCCCCGGACGAACTCCGACAGTCCCGGTTCTGGGAGGAGGAGAACTTCTTCGGGAAACGGGACACCTCGCTGTACTTCTTCAACCCGACCGCACTCGGCGAGCGACTGACCGCCTTCTACCGGAACGGCGCGTGGCAGGTCGTGAAGACGTGGGTGACCGAACACGGCCTCCAGTACGTCAAACTCCGGAAGGCCCCCGACGGCTACCTCGGCGCGACGCGACTCGTGGAGTACATCGACGACGAACCCTACATGCGGGTCCAGCGACCGCCGGGGGCAGGCGAGGACGCTACCGCGGAGAGATCGGAGACGGACGCGGATACCACCGGTGCCGGACCGGAGGCGGACCGATGA
- a CDS encoding DUF7504 family protein, whose translation MSVDETAARNLLVFASAMSDAKDGLCHDLLGGTPPETLDVLQVSYTRPPDRLLAEWREHHDDLPANYRLVDVGARARAPGATESDRTPDGVTVTRANPNDLTGLAMEWRNAFNDFARTDNDVVVCLDSVTAMLQYVSVEEAYRFVHMATGQIHELAGRAHFHLDPDAHDDQTISTMKTAFDGLRDADGETASN comes from the coding sequence ATGAGCGTCGACGAGACGGCCGCCCGCAACCTCCTCGTGTTCGCCTCGGCGATGAGCGACGCGAAGGACGGGCTCTGTCACGACCTGCTCGGTGGGACGCCGCCCGAAACACTGGACGTGTTGCAGGTGAGCTACACCCGCCCGCCGGATCGACTGCTCGCGGAGTGGCGCGAACACCACGACGACCTCCCGGCGAACTACCGACTCGTGGACGTGGGCGCGCGAGCACGGGCACCGGGAGCGACCGAGTCGGACCGGACGCCCGACGGGGTGACGGTCACGCGGGCGAACCCGAACGACCTCACCGGGTTGGCGATGGAGTGGCGGAACGCGTTCAACGACTTCGCCCGGACGGACAACGACGTCGTCGTCTGTCTCGACTCGGTCACGGCGATGCTCCAGTACGTCTCGGTCGAGGAGGCGTACCGCTTCGTCCACATGGCGACCGGCCAGATCCACGAGTTGGCCGGCAGGGCGCACTTCCACCTCGATCCGGACGCTCACGACGACCAGACGATCAGCACGATGAAGACCGCCTTCGACGGGCTTCGAGACGCCGACGGGGAGACCGCGTCGAACTGA
- a CDS encoding EamA family transporter: MEHGLLSAVAAAFVWGGYLFALKRYFDGYPATVLTVLVNAFAILWYLPLTLTRVSPGGMPTAGEVGPSGAGVLVVTVVATAAAFVIFLRALAVGEVSYVAPINKLVPVFVLPLEVGILQQALDSLEVAGVLVATTAVYVANYRQGALLDPLRRAAESRAAQLALLSAACYAVSDLGKRVVLQEMNVPIELWVPTLLFGVLIVLLPSALRAWPAGLLSDLPKFVLAGGLVAVGEHVTSLAFAAIPASIASPIINTQAVVAVLLGGIVLREAQFRVRLVAAGLAVAGVTLIAV; this comes from the coding sequence GTGGAACACGGACTGCTCTCCGCCGTCGCGGCCGCGTTCGTCTGGGGCGGCTACCTGTTCGCTCTGAAACGCTACTTCGACGGCTACCCCGCGACCGTGCTGACGGTGCTCGTCAACGCCTTCGCCATCCTGTGGTACCTCCCGCTCACACTGACGCGCGTCTCGCCCGGCGGGATGCCGACCGCCGGCGAGGTGGGCCCCTCCGGCGCGGGCGTGCTCGTGGTGACGGTCGTCGCCACCGCGGCGGCGTTCGTGATCTTCCTGCGGGCGCTGGCGGTCGGCGAGGTGTCCTACGTCGCGCCGATCAACAAACTCGTGCCCGTGTTCGTGCTCCCGCTGGAGGTCGGCATCCTCCAGCAGGCGCTGGACTCCCTCGAGGTCGCGGGGGTGCTGGTCGCTACCACGGCGGTCTACGTCGCCAACTACCGGCAGGGCGCGCTGCTCGACCCCTTGCGTCGGGCGGCCGAGTCCCGCGCGGCACAACTCGCGCTGCTGTCGGCGGCCTGCTACGCCGTGTCGGACCTCGGGAAGCGGGTCGTCCTCCAGGAGATGAACGTCCCCATCGAACTGTGGGTGCCGACGCTTCTCTTCGGCGTGCTGATCGTCCTGCTCCCCTCGGCGCTCCGGGCGTGGCCCGCCGGCCTGCTCTCGGACCTGCCGAAGTTCGTGCTCGCCGGCGGACTGGTCGCGGTCGGCGAGCACGTCACGTCGCTGGCCTTCGCGGCGATTCCGGCCAGCATCGCCTCGCCGATCATCAACACACAGGCCGTGGTGGCGGTGTTGCTGGGCGGCATCGTCTTACGCGAGGCGCAGTTCCGGGTTCGGCTGGTCGCGGCCGGACTGGCCGTGGCTGGCGTGACGCTGATCGCGGTGTGA
- a CDS encoding HalOD1 output domain-containing protein, whose translation MDEVPEEEIVHRQLDTERDEPVTMIAELVAELEGVRHDDLKTTYEHLDHVLSEIFSNPPVPEAQVEVTFTYEGYRVTVEQDGSAQFVKV comes from the coding sequence ATGGATGAGGTGCCCGAAGAGGAGATCGTCCACCGCCAACTCGACACGGAGCGCGACGAACCCGTGACGATGATCGCGGAACTGGTCGCCGAACTCGAAGGCGTCCGGCACGACGATCTGAAGACGACCTACGAACACCTGGATCACGTGCTCAGCGAGATATTCTCCAATCCACCCGTCCCGGAGGCACAGGTCGAGGTCACGTTCACCTACGAGGGCTACCGGGTCACGGTCGAACAGGACGGCAGCGCGCAGTTCGTCAAGGTGTGA
- the prf1 gene encoding peptide chain release factor aRF-1, translating to MSSEAEQTSEDRRKYEFRKVIEDLKQYEGSGTQLVTIYIPEDKQISSVVEHVTQEHSEASNIKSKQTRTAVQDALTSIKDRLRYYDTFPPERGIVIFSGAIDAGGGQTDMVTKVLESPPDPIQSFRYHCDSEFLTEPLEEMLLDKGLFGLIVLDRREANVGWLKGKRVEPVKSASSLVPGKQRKGGQSAQRFARLRLEAIDNFYQEVAEMANELMVPKRHELDGILVGGPSPTKDEFLDGDYLHHELQDHVIGKFDVSYTDESGLYDLVDAASDALADQEVMKDKKVMEEFFENLHTGDLATYGFEPTRRNLVMGSVDRLLISEDLRNDVCVYECPNDHEEYEVIDSRKSTPKHTCGECGEAAEFQEREDVIEYLMNIAEQRGTETKFISTDFEKGEQLMDAFGGVAGLLRYSTGI from the coding sequence ATGAGTAGCGAGGCAGAGCAGACGAGCGAGGACCGCCGGAAGTACGAGTTCCGGAAGGTCATCGAGGACCTCAAGCAGTACGAGGGGTCCGGCACACAACTCGTCACGATCTACATCCCCGAGGACAAGCAGATCTCCAGCGTGGTCGAACACGTCACGCAGGAGCACAGCGAGGCGTCCAACATCAAGTCCAAGCAGACCCGGACCGCCGTGCAGGACGCGCTCACGAGTATCAAGGACCGACTGCGGTACTACGACACCTTCCCGCCGGAACGCGGGATCGTCATCTTCAGCGGGGCCATCGACGCCGGCGGCGGCCAGACCGACATGGTGACGAAGGTGCTGGAGTCGCCCCCGGACCCGATCCAGTCGTTCCGCTACCACTGCGACTCGGAGTTCCTCACCGAGCCACTTGAGGAGATGCTGCTGGACAAGGGGCTGTTCGGCCTGATCGTCCTCGACCGCCGGGAGGCGAACGTCGGCTGGCTGAAGGGCAAGCGGGTCGAACCGGTCAAGTCCGCCTCGTCGCTCGTCCCCGGCAAACAGCGCAAAGGTGGGCAGTCCGCCCAGCGGTTCGCCCGCCTGCGACTCGAAGCCATCGACAACTTCTACCAGGAGGTCGCGGAGATGGCGAACGAACTGATGGTGCCGAAGCGGCACGAACTGGACGGCATCCTCGTCGGCGGCCCCTCGCCGACGAAAGACGAGTTCCTCGACGGCGACTACCTCCACCACGAACTGCAGGACCACGTGATCGGGAAGTTCGACGTCTCCTACACCGACGAGTCCGGCCTGTACGACCTCGTCGACGCCGCCAGCGACGCGCTGGCCGACCAGGAGGTCATGAAGGACAAGAAGGTGATGGAGGAGTTCTTCGAGAACCTCCACACCGGCGACCTGGCGACCTACGGGTTCGAACCGACCCGCCGGAACCTCGTCATGGGGTCGGTGGATCGCCTCCTCATCAGCGAGGACCTCCGGAACGACGTCTGTGTCTACGAGTGCCCGAACGACCACGAGGAGTACGAGGTGATCGACAGCCGGAAGTCGACCCCCAAGCACACCTGCGGCGAGTGCGGCGAGGCCGCCGAGTTCCAGGAGCGCGAGGACGTGATCGAGTACCTGATGAACATCGCCGAACAGCGCGGCACCGAGACGAAGTTCATCTCCACGGACTTCGAGAAGGGCGAACAGTTGATGGACGCCTTCGGCGGCGTCGCCGGCCTCCTGCGCTACTCCACCGGCATCTAA